Proteins from a single region of Hordeum vulgare subsp. vulgare chromosome 6H, MorexV3_pseudomolecules_assembly, whole genome shotgun sequence:
- the LOC123403623 gene encoding mitochondrial import inner membrane translocase subunit Tim13, which yields MDSFSSPSMSSGSPPNPEAVMEEIKAQLAQAYAQELLETVGNKCFAKCVTKPGSSMSGSESSCVSRCVDRYIEATGIVGRALFSHR from the exons ATGGACTCCTTCTCGTCGCCGTCGATGTCGTCGGGGTCGCCCCCCAACCCGGAGGCGGTCATGGAGGAGATCAAGGCGCAGCTCGCGCAGGCCTATGCCCAGGAGCTTCTTGAG ACAGTTGGGAACAAGTGCTTTGCAAAGTGTGTGACCAAGCCTGGATCAAGCATGAGCGGAAGCGAGAGCAGCTGCGTATCACGCTGTGTTGATCGTTACATTGAGGCTACTGGTATCGTTGGCCGGGCTTTGTTCAGTCACCGTTAA
- the LOC123401876 gene encoding uncharacterized protein LOC123401876: protein MGTWTASPCIAVCPSRPRPFPSSHTRALDPPRTMESSTAAAHAEATSHTNFAESTEAVLDLVCADCGKPCRSETEVDLHKKRTGHAEFTDKTMEAANPIDLEAPPKPAAEAKDVDASGSAEPQHLVAPEVNKGMLGELESMGFSVARATRALHFSGGAVEEEYEDVLRRLSSLITQKVQAHTGNQGQPVGKHGRYLQTHPFLLVHHMNHDWGMCCLMRVNEGQPCMRDHIQGKDFQ from the exons ATGGGAACTTGGACTGCCTCACCTTGCATCGCCGTCTGCCCCTCGCGGCCtcgccccttcccctcctcccacACCCGCGCACTTGATCCCCCTCGCACCATGGAGTCCTCGACCGCCGCCGCGCACGCCGAGGCCACCTCCCACACCAACTTCGCGGAGTCCACCGAGGCCGTCCTCGACCTTGTCTGCGCCGACTGCGGCAAGCCATGCCGCTCCGAGACT GAGGTGGACCTGCACAAGAAGCGCACGGGCCACGCCGAGTTCACGGACAAGACCATGGAGGCGGCCAATCCCATCGATCTCGAGGCACCGCCGAAGCCGGCCGCGGAGGCCAAGGATGTGGACGCGTCGGGGAGTGCGGAGCCGCAAC ATTTGGTGGCGCCAGAGGTGAACAAGGGGATGCTTGGGGAACTCGAATCGATGGGCTTTTCGGTTGCGCGTGCCACTAGGGCACTTCACTTCTCCG GTGGCGCGGTGGAGGAGGAGTACGAGGATGTGCTGCGGCGGCTCTCCTCTCTCATCACGCAGAAGGTGCAGGCGCACACCGGCAACCAGGGGCAACCAGTGGGAAAACATGGACGCTACCTCCAGACCCATCCCTTCCTCCTTGTGCACCACATGAATCACGATTGGGGAATGTGTTGTCTGATGCGGGTGAATGAAGGTCAGCCATGTATGCGGGACCATATACAAG GGAAAGATTTTCAGTAA